Below is a genomic region from Mycobacteriales bacterium.
CTTCAAGCTGGTGACCGAGGGATTCCGGGTGCCGGCCGGCCAGGTCTATTCGCCGATCGAGTCACCCCGCGGCGAGCTCGGCTACCACGTGGTCAGCGACGGCGGCACGCGTCCGTTCCGGATCCACGTGCGGGAGCCCTCCTTCATCAACCTGCAGGCGATCGGCACCCTCGTCGAGGGTGGCATGATCGGCGACGCCATCGTGTCGATCGCCTCCCTGGACCCGGTGATGGGCGGGTGCGACCGGTGACCCAGACCACCCCGCCCACCCCCCTCTCCATGATCGTGATCGGATCCGTACGGCGTTTCGCGGCTTTTTCCGATCACGATCATGGGAACAGGACAGCGGCGACAGCGGCAGAAGCAGTAGGAGCGGCAGAAGAGGTGCGCGGTTCATGGCGTTGACGGAACAGACGAGGGTGGAGGCCGCGCAGATCATCGCGCGGTATCCGCAACCGCGCTCGGCGCTGCTGCCGATGCTGCACCTCGTGCAGTCGGAGGAGGGCTACGTCAGCCCCGAGGGCATCGGGTTCTGCGCCGAGATGCTCGGCCTGACGAAGGCCGAGGTGGGCGCGGTCGTGACCTTCTACACGATGTACAAGCGCCGCCCGTCCGGTGACTACCTGGTCAGTGTCTGCACCAACACGCTGTGCGGGATGCTGGGCGGCGACGAGATCTTCGCTGCACTGCAGCAGGAGCTCGGCGTACACAACGACGAGACCACCGAGGACGGCACGATCACCCTCGAACACGCCGAGTGCCTCGCCGCCTGTGACTACGCGCCGGTCGTGACCGTCAACTACGAGTTCTACGATCAGCAGTCCCCGGCGTCGGCGAAGGAGCTGGTGTCCGAGCTGCGCGCCGGCCAGCGCCCGCACCC
It encodes:
- the nuoE gene encoding NADH-quinone oxidoreductase subunit NuoE → MALTEQTRVEAAQIIARYPQPRSALLPMLHLVQSEEGYVSPEGIGFCAEMLGLTKAEVGAVVTFYTMYKRRPSGDYLVSVCTNTLCGMLGGDEIFAALQQELGVHNDETTEDGTITLEHAECLAACDYAPVVTVNYEFYDQQSPASAKELVSELRAGQRPHPTRGAPLCTFRQISRQLAGFDENNAEAVHEGPAGVPTLVGARLAAERGETAPSYDPDSPISTEDEGGK